From Cecembia calidifontis, one genomic window encodes:
- a CDS encoding S9 family peptidase, which produces MKKTIALGFVFHFLSIVVVLGQSALTLEDIFQKGTYDQKRFGPIRWMKDAEGYSSIERNPQFSGDDIVRYEAKSGERKVLVGAKELIPAGHNRPLTVADYQWSDDNGKLLIFTNTQKVWRYHTRGDYWVLDLATKQLNQLGKGLKASSLMFAKFSPDASKVAYVSENNIYVEDLKSSKVTQITHDGSEEIINGTFDWVYEEELDCRDGFRWSPDGEHIAYWSSDTKGVGTFYLINNIDSIYSKPIPLPYPKVGETLSSVKIGVVSSKGGDTRWFDFPGDPRNNYLARMDFIPHSKEVMVQQLNRPQNRNTVWTGNIQTMEISTILVEEDDAFLDIHDNILWLENESLFTWTSERDGWMHLYKVSRDGKTMDLITEGDFDVERISHIDPQSGYVYYIASPENFTQRYLYRSPLLKKGKAERITPIDQPGQHAYQLSPNSGYAIHTFQNTVTPPKISLISLPRHETIRVLEANENLYNKYHALGLTQKEFIKIDISDDVLDAWMLKPKIFDPSKKYPLLFYVYGEPAGSTVQDAWMGGDLWHHYMAELGYVVVSIDNRGTKTPRGREWRKSIYGQIGILASQDQKEATEQLLKTYAFLDADRIGIWGWSGGGQMTLNALFRYPELYKAGLALAFVSDQRLYDATYQERYMGLLKDNPQGYHDGSPINFAQNLQGKLMIIHGTADDNVHYQSFEMLVDRLIKYNKQFDMMSYPMRAHGINERENTTLHLRKTMERFWLNNLPPGGK; this is translated from the coding sequence ATGAAAAAGACAATTGCCCTGGGGTTTGTTTTCCATTTCCTTTCCATTGTCGTTGTATTGGGTCAAAGTGCATTGACTTTGGAAGATATTTTTCAAAAGGGCACTTATGATCAAAAAAGGTTTGGCCCAATCCGTTGGATGAAAGATGCGGAAGGTTATTCCAGCATTGAAAGAAATCCACAATTTTCAGGGGATGATATTGTGAGGTATGAAGCCAAAAGCGGCGAACGTAAGGTATTGGTCGGAGCAAAAGAATTGATACCTGCAGGGCATAATAGACCATTGACTGTTGCAGACTATCAATGGTCTGATGACAATGGCAAATTGTTGATTTTCACCAATACCCAAAAAGTCTGGCGTTACCATACCCGCGGGGATTATTGGGTGCTGGATCTTGCAACAAAACAATTGAATCAATTGGGCAAAGGGCTCAAAGCATCTTCCCTGATGTTTGCCAAGTTTTCCCCCGATGCTTCAAAGGTGGCTTATGTAAGCGAGAACAATATTTATGTAGAGGATTTAAAGTCTTCTAAGGTTACCCAAATTACCCATGATGGAAGTGAGGAAATCATCAATGGGACTTTTGATTGGGTATATGAAGAGGAGTTGGATTGTCGGGATGGATTCAGGTGGAGCCCGGATGGAGAGCATATTGCCTATTGGAGCTCTGACACCAAAGGGGTGGGAACATTTTACCTGATCAATAACATCGACTCCATCTATTCTAAGCCTATTCCTTTGCCCTATCCAAAAGTTGGGGAAACCCTTTCTTCGGTAAAGATTGGAGTGGTGTCCAGCAAGGGAGGGGATACACGTTGGTTTGATTTTCCCGGAGACCCCAGAAACAATTACCTCGCAAGGATGGATTTCATACCGCACTCAAAGGAAGTGATGGTACAGCAACTCAATCGCCCACAAAACAGAAATACAGTTTGGACCGGGAACATTCAAACGATGGAAATTTCCACTATCCTGGTGGAAGAGGATGATGCTTTTCTGGATATCCATGACAATATCCTGTGGTTGGAAAATGAAAGCTTATTTACCTGGACCAGTGAAAGGGATGGCTGGATGCACCTTTATAAAGTCTCCAGGGACGGGAAAACCATGGATCTGATCACTGAGGGTGATTTTGATGTAGAACGTATCAGTCATATCGATCCTCAATCCGGCTATGTTTATTATATCGCCTCCCCGGAAAATTTCACACAAAGGTATCTTTACAGAAGCCCTTTGTTGAAAAAGGGAAAGGCGGAACGCATTACGCCGATTGACCAACCCGGGCAACATGCCTATCAGCTTTCCCCCAATTCGGGATATGCGATTCATACTTTTCAAAACACGGTGACGCCACCAAAAATTTCCTTGATCAGCTTGCCCCGGCATGAAACCATCAGGGTTTTGGAAGCCAATGAAAACCTGTATAATAAATACCATGCTTTGGGACTGACCCAAAAAGAGTTTATAAAAATTGATATAAGCGATGATGTTTTGGATGCCTGGATGTTGAAGCCAAAAATATTTGATCCCTCCAAAAAGTATCCCTTGTTGTTTTATGTCTATGGAGAGCCCGCCGGGTCAACCGTACAGGATGCTTGGATGGGTGGAGATTTATGGCATCATTACATGGCTGAACTTGGATATGTCGTGGTCAGTATTGACAATAGGGGGACCAAGACCCCAAGGGGCAGGGAATGGAGGAAATCAATTTACGGACAAATCGGAATCTTGGCTTCTCAGGACCAGAAGGAAGCTACGGAACAGCTTTTAAAGACCTACGCTTTTCTTGATGCGGACCGAATTGGCATCTGGGGATGGAGTGGTGGTGGTCAGATGACCCTCAATGCCTTGTTTAGGTATCCTGAACTTTACAAGGCTGGACTGGCTTTGGCATTTGTTTCTGACCAGCGGCTGTATGATGCCACTTACCAGGAGCGCTATATGGGTCTTTTGAAAGATAATCCGCAAGGCTACCATGATGGCTCTCCTATCAATTTTGCCCAAAATCTTCAAGGAAAATTGATGATCATTCATGGCACCGCTGACGATAATGTGCATTACCAGAGTTTTGAAATGCTGGTGGACCGGCTGATCAAATACAACAAACAATTTGATATGATGTCCTACCCCATGCGGGCCCATGGCATCAATGAAAGGGAAAACACCACCTTGCATCTCCGGAAAACCATGGAGCGCTTTTGGTTGAACAATTTACCTCCGGGAGGAAAGTAA
- a CDS encoding L-serine ammonia-lyase, iron-sulfur-dependent, subunit alpha — MSYPSIFNDVLGPVMRGPSSSHCAASLRIGRICHDLMGGVISQIEIDFDPNGSLATTHKDQGSDMGLFGGFLGWEADDERLVHSEQHIGIAGIRVNIHIKDIQAEHPNTYQITLISPREQHQVIAISTGGGMIEVIEIDGAELSYAGDAYLTLIFTSDQEAILNFLGQVKDLDSLEFKKGNPSFILIRSQFALDPTLLQDIRELDKDCQIRQIKPVLPVLTAKNQTVPFITCEEMLAYNKDKNLSLWELAVRYESIRGNITEEEVLSKMRHIYRIMRNAVDTGLKGTQFEDRILGPQSVTFKERMESKKMVDASVLNKIIMYVSAIMEVKSSMGVIVAAPTAGSCGAMPGAVLGVADALGLSEEETVKALMVAGLIGVFIAAHSTFAAEVGGCQAECGSGSCMAAAAIVGLAGGSLHQSLSAASMALQSSLGMICDPIGNRVEAPCLNRNVMAASNALSCANMALADYDHLIPLDEVIETMYEVGKSIPNTLRCTNLGGLSITKTAKEIEKRLEQKQFFKSC; from the coding sequence ATGAGCTATCCAAGTATCTTCAACGATGTCTTAGGACCCGTGATGCGGGGACCTTCAAGTTCCCACTGTGCGGCCTCCCTGAGGATTGGGAGGATATGCCATGACCTCATGGGAGGGGTGATCTCTCAAATTGAAATCGACTTTGACCCTAATGGCTCCTTGGCCACTACCCACAAGGATCAGGGCTCAGACATGGGATTATTTGGGGGATTTCTGGGATGGGAAGCGGACGACGAACGCCTGGTCCACTCAGAGCAGCATATTGGGATTGCTGGAATCCGGGTAAATATCCATATCAAAGACATCCAAGCGGAACACCCTAATACCTATCAGATCACCTTAATCAGCCCAAGGGAACAGCATCAGGTAATTGCCATTTCCACCGGAGGAGGCATGATTGAAGTGATTGAAATAGATGGAGCAGAACTTTCCTACGCTGGGGATGCCTACCTTACATTGATTTTCACTTCAGATCAGGAAGCAATTTTAAATTTCCTGGGGCAGGTGAAAGATTTGGACAGTCTGGAATTCAAAAAAGGAAATCCCTCCTTCATATTGATCAGGTCTCAGTTTGCCTTGGATCCAACGCTCCTGCAGGATATCAGAGAATTGGACAAAGACTGCCAAATCAGGCAGATAAAGCCTGTATTGCCTGTTCTTACGGCGAAAAACCAAACAGTACCTTTTATTACTTGTGAGGAAATGCTGGCTTACAATAAGGACAAAAATTTGAGCCTTTGGGAACTGGCTGTCAGGTATGAAAGCATACGGGGCAACATTACGGAAGAAGAGGTTTTATCCAAAATGAGGCACATCTACAGGATTATGCGTAATGCTGTGGATACGGGATTGAAGGGAACCCAATTTGAGGACAGGATATTAGGACCTCAATCAGTCACTTTTAAAGAAAGGATGGAAAGCAAAAAAATGGTGGATGCCTCTGTGCTGAACAAGATCATCATGTACGTGTCGGCCATTATGGAGGTAAAGAGTTCCATGGGGGTGATTGTGGCTGCCCCTACGGCTGGCTCCTGCGGGGCGATGCCAGGCGCAGTTTTGGGCGTTGCCGATGCTCTGGGTTTGTCTGAGGAAGAAACAGTGAAAGCATTGATGGTGGCAGGTTTGATCGGCGTTTTCATCGCGGCACATTCAACCTTTGCGGCCGAAGTCGGGGGTTGCCAGGCAGAATGCGGTTCTGGTTCATGCATGGCCGCTGCGGCCATTGTGGGTCTGGCGGGAGGCAGTTTACATCAAAGCCTTTCTGCCGCTTCTATGGCATTGCAGAGTTCTTTGGGTATGATCTGTGACCCCATTGGCAACAGGGTCGAAGCCCCCTGCCTCAACAGAAATGTCATGGCCGCTTCCAATGCTTTGTCCTGTGCCAATATGGCCCTGGCGGATTATGACCACCTGATCCCATTGGATGAAGTAATTGAGACCATGTATGAAGTCGGAAAAAGTATACCCAATACCCTGAGATGCACCAATTTGGGTGGGCTTTCCATCACCAAAACAGCCAAGGAAATAGAGAAGAGGCTGGAGCAAAAGCAGTTTTTCAAAAGTTGTTGA
- a CDS encoding 30S ribosomal protein S16 produces the protein MAVKIRLARRGRKKMAIYDVVVADARAPRDGRFIEKLGTYNPNTDPASININNERALKWLLNGAQPTDTVKAMLSYRGVLLKKHLQIGVLKGAITQEQADEKFEAWKASKEAAIGGKVDRLAKAKEEARKKALEAEAAKNQARLDAIKAKEEEAKAAAAAEAAEASTEGETPAASAEGEETQA, from the coding sequence ATGGCAGTAAAAATCAGATTAGCGCGTAGAGGCAGAAAGAAAATGGCCATCTATGACGTAGTAGTCGCTGATGCTAGAGCTCCACGTGATGGACGCTTTATCGAGAAGTTGGGTACATACAACCCAAACACTGACCCAGCATCTATCAACATCAACAATGAGCGTGCTCTCAAATGGTTGTTGAACGGTGCACAGCCAACTGATACAGTTAAGGCGATGCTTTCTTACAGGGGTGTATTATTGAAAAAACACCTTCAGATCGGTGTGTTGAAAGGTGCTATCACCCAAGAGCAGGCTGATGAGAAATTTGAAGCTTGGAAAGCTTCCAAAGAAGCGGCCATCGGAGGCAAAGTGGACAGATTGGCCAAAGCTAAAGAAGAAGCCCGTAAGAAGGCTTTGGAAGCTGAAGCAGCTAAAAACCAAGCCCGTCTGGATGCTATCAAAGCAAAAGAAGAAGAAGCTAAAGCTGCCGCTGCTGCAGAGGCTGCTGAAGCTAGCACCGAGGGCGAAACCCCTGCAGCTTCCGCTGAAGGAGAAGAAACCCAAGCTTAA
- the rimM gene encoding ribosome maturation factor RimM (Essential for efficient processing of 16S rRNA): MNKDNCFQLGYIAKVHGLHGEVGVVLDVDYPEEYEDLKSVFLEQKSRLVPYFLEHFVVSHSNKVLAKFEDCDTVEDAEKLVGSAMYLPLSQLAKLNEDQYYYHELIGFEVLDEKLGKIGEVKVIYDLETQDLLGVDHQGKEVLIPIQDQILLKVDKAAKKVYCRLPDGLLDIYLED, from the coding sequence ATGAACAAAGACAATTGTTTTCAATTGGGCTATATAGCCAAAGTTCATGGACTTCACGGTGAAGTGGGTGTAGTACTGGATGTGGATTATCCAGAAGAGTACGAAGACCTAAAGAGTGTTTTCCTTGAGCAAAAATCCAGATTGGTCCCTTACTTCTTGGAGCACTTTGTCGTCTCCCATAGCAATAAAGTGCTGGCAAAGTTTGAGGACTGTGACACAGTAGAAGATGCTGAAAAATTGGTCGGTTCGGCCATGTATCTTCCGCTCAGCCAACTGGCAAAGCTCAATGAAGACCAATACTATTACCATGAATTGATCGGTTTCGAGGTTTTGGACGAAAAACTCGGAAAGATCGGGGAAGTCAAAGTCATTTATGACTTAGAAACCCAGGATTTATTGGGCGTTGACCATCAGGGAAAGGAAGTTCTGATACCCATTCAGGACCAAATCCTCCTCAAAGTCGACAAGGCAGCTAAAAAAGTTTACTGCCGATTGCCCGATGGATTGCTTGACATATACTTGGAAGACTGA
- the trmD gene encoding tRNA (guanosine(37)-N1)-methyltransferase TrmD — translation MRIDIITVVPGLLEGPFSHSILKRAEDKGLAMVRVHNLRDYASGKQKQVDDYAFGGGAGMVMMIEPIAKCLEALKSERDYDEVIYMTPDGETFNQKMANELSLKGNLIILCGHYKGVDERVREKFITREISIGDFVLSGGELAAAVVADAVIRLIPGVLNDETSALTDSFQDGLLAPPVYTRPADYKGMKVPEVLLSGHQAKIEAWRFDASVRRTKERRPDLLEGKDF, via the coding sequence ATGCGCATAGATATCATCACGGTAGTACCAGGATTATTGGAAGGACCTTTTTCACATTCTATTCTGAAAAGAGCAGAAGACAAAGGCTTGGCTATGGTCAGGGTACACAACTTAAGGGATTATGCCAGCGGCAAACAAAAGCAGGTCGATGATTATGCATTTGGAGGCGGCGCCGGTATGGTCATGATGATAGAACCCATAGCTAAATGCCTTGAAGCATTGAAAAGCGAAAGGGATTATGATGAAGTCATTTACATGACACCCGATGGAGAGACCTTTAACCAGAAAATGGCCAATGAACTCTCCCTGAAAGGTAACCTCATCATTCTGTGCGGACATTATAAAGGTGTGGATGAAAGAGTCCGTGAAAAATTCATTACCCGGGAAATAAGTATCGGAGACTTTGTGTTGTCCGGTGGGGAACTGGCAGCAGCCGTAGTGGCAGATGCCGTGATCCGTTTGATCCCAGGGGTGTTGAACGATGAAACCTCCGCCTTGACAGACTCCTTCCAGGACGGACTATTGGCACCTCCGGTCTATACCAGACCGGCAGACTATAAAGGAATGAAAGTTCCTGAAGTGCTTTTATCCGGTCATCAGGCAAAAATTGAAGCCTGGAGATTTGACGCATCGGTTCGCCGTACCAAGGAAAGAAGACCCGACTTATTGGAAGGGAAAGATTTCTAA
- the rplS gene encoding 50S ribosomal protein L19 — protein sequence MSELLKFVEAEYNEVRAKFPSFKAGDTINVHVRIVEGNKERIQQFQGTVIQRKNPNTNGETFTVRKVSNGVGVERIFPILSPAIEKIELLREGKVRRARLFYLRGRQGKSARIKERIRHSK from the coding sequence ATGAGCGAACTACTTAAATTTGTAGAAGCGGAATACAACGAGGTGAGAGCCAAATTCCCTTCTTTCAAAGCTGGAGATACCATCAACGTTCACGTAAGAATCGTAGAAGGTAACAAAGAGCGTATCCAGCAATTCCAAGGAACTGTAATCCAAAGAAAAAACCCTAATACCAACGGTGAAACCTTCACAGTAAGAAAGGTATCCAATGGTGTGGGTGTGGAAAGAATTTTCCCAATCCTTTCTCCTGCGATCGAAAAAATCGAACTGTTGAGAGAAGGTAAAGTAAGAAGAGCAAGATTGTTCTACTTGAGAGGCCGTCAAGGTAAGTCTGCCAGAATCAAGGAAAGAATCAGACACAGCAAATAA
- the gltX gene encoding glutamate--tRNA ligase: protein MNKEVRVRFAPSPTGALHIGGVRTALYNYLFARKTKGKFLLRIEDTDQTRFVPGAEEYIKESLDWLGITPDESPWNPGDCGPYRQSERKPIYMQYAMDLVEKGHAYYAFDTAEELEAMRERLTAARVVSPQYNSITRTQMKNSLTLPEDEVKARLASGEPYVIRIKIPRKEEVRLNDMIRGWVMVHSSTLDDKVLMKSDGMPTYHLANIVDDHLMGITHVIRGEEWLPSAPLHVLLYRYLGWEETMPQFAHLPLLLKPDGNGKLSKRDADKHGFPVFPMDWTDPNTGEKAMGFREQGYLKEAVINFLAFLGWNPGDHREMFTLDELVEAFSIERIGKSGTKFDINKAKWYNEQYLRAKSDQELAAYLIADLEKEGIQIEEEKAAKIAHIMKERATFPADLWKEGKFMLIAPKEFDESVASKKWNQEAVTVLNTYKEKLSAFSGDFTPEAAKNILEAAAEANGIKLGKVMQAVRLAATGVGAGPDLMAVFSIIGKDELINRISYALAQLPVQG from the coding sequence ATGAACAAAGAAGTACGTGTACGTTTCGCCCCCTCACCTACCGGGGCACTGCATATCGGAGGGGTAAGAACCGCCCTCTACAATTATCTTTTTGCCAGAAAAACCAAAGGCAAATTTTTACTGAGAATAGAAGATACAGACCAAACCCGCTTTGTGCCGGGGGCGGAGGAATATATCAAAGAATCCTTGGATTGGTTGGGAATAACTCCTGATGAGAGCCCTTGGAATCCGGGTGATTGCGGCCCTTACCGTCAGTCCGAGCGCAAACCGATATACATGCAATATGCAATGGACCTGGTAGAAAAAGGCCATGCCTATTATGCTTTCGATACTGCTGAGGAATTAGAAGCCATGAGAGAAAGGCTCACAGCAGCCAGGGTTGTTTCCCCTCAGTACAATTCCATCACCAGGACCCAAATGAAAAACTCCCTTACCCTGCCTGAGGATGAGGTAAAAGCAAGGCTGGCTTCCGGTGAACCCTATGTAATCCGGATAAAAATCCCTAGAAAGGAAGAAGTGAGGCTGAACGATATGATCCGTGGTTGGGTAATGGTCCATTCCTCCACCCTGGACGATAAAGTACTGATGAAATCTGACGGAATGCCTACTTATCACCTGGCCAATATCGTGGATGACCACCTGATGGGCATCACCCATGTGATCAGAGGAGAAGAATGGCTACCATCGGCTCCTTTGCATGTGCTGCTTTACAGATACCTCGGCTGGGAAGAAACCATGCCACAGTTCGCCCACCTGCCTTTGCTGTTAAAACCAGATGGGAATGGAAAGCTGTCCAAAAGGGATGCCGACAAACACGGATTTCCTGTATTCCCGATGGATTGGACCGATCCAAACACTGGCGAAAAAGCCATGGGATTCAGAGAACAGGGTTACCTGAAAGAAGCGGTGATTAACTTCCTGGCTTTCCTGGGTTGGAATCCGGGAGATCACAGGGAAATGTTTACCTTGGATGAACTGGTGGAAGCTTTCTCTATCGAAAGGATCGGGAAGTCAGGTACTAAATTTGACATCAATAAAGCCAAATGGTACAATGAACAGTACCTAAGGGCAAAATCAGATCAGGAATTGGCTGCTTATCTGATTGCTGATCTTGAGAAGGAAGGCATACAGATTGAGGAGGAAAAAGCCGCCAAGATCGCACATATCATGAAAGAAAGGGCTACTTTCCCTGCCGACCTTTGGAAAGAAGGTAAATTCATGTTGATCGCTCCAAAGGAATTCGATGAAAGTGTGGCTTCCAAGAAATGGAATCAGGAAGCGGTGACGGTATTGAATACTTATAAGGAAAAATTGTCAGCATTTTCAGGTGACTTTACCCCTGAAGCTGCCAAAAACATACTAGAAGCGGCTGCTGAAGCAAATGGCATTAAATTGGGTAAGGTGATGCAGGCGGTGCGTTTAGCAGCCACTGGTGTGGGTGCAGGACCGGATCTGATGGCTGTATTCAGTATCATAGGAAAAGATGAACTGATCAACCGGATATCCTACGCACTAGCACAATTACCTGTTCAAGGATAA
- a CDS encoding TonB-dependent receptor, giving the protein MRNFFVFGLLFLFCLPAFSQNASIKGKVTDSKTGEPLPFCNVFISNTTIATTTDLDGNYTLDNVPEGEFELGFSFIGYQAVQKPASIRPGSQLTFNVSLVSLEQELSDVEVKASRDRAWERELRRFKNYFLGNDDMAAQCEILNPWVIDFPADNSSNNFRAEAIQPIEIENRALGYKLTFDLKAFQFTPSYYIISGATRFTDLEAPDDKTKSEWERKRLDTYLKSPANMFRAMIVNQHNQEGFYLYGDKAGGSESRNLRSDIFANELGKSIVPYKPDNLVQPGRRPGEYRIYLKGRIEIHYEKGYSTVNTYKDAPYPISWVEVNGNYVTVNSNGMILNQKDVIFSGDMDKRKISSLLPLDYQPNLADRVNTQVARDANGMQEKVFLHTDRGFYYQGDPVLFKAYFNYANPELKRDLSKILYVELISGERDLILQKKFKIENGLAFGEFFLPDTLSQKTYYLRAYTNWNRNYGPDTYFIQALPVLSPYERITASEIRQAKSQDIQVGFSTAENSYGKREKVKVNLSIKDKEGRPVASSLSVTVRDGKYAPELVERPSLAEILQIKEVPSNITTEKFTYALEKEWNVSGRFLNEKGRPAAAPFTVYFNNFEGMLDLESDKDGLFTLEAMDFYGPLEFTFMALDKKGKAFGSFELVERLNPPFFVPASIKFPKITKVSESIFEKVSVQDEIIPLEQVTVESQKEESGTRAIYGRADYVIKGENLNRNGNITDLLMSLKSQVPGMNVTTTLEIRIRGGATSSNLSMEPLVMINGAVMPSAPGVRAADNIATVNPNDIDRIEVVSRMSSMMGDLGRNGIIAVYLKKGLSQSPLLGSNTPGLNNLIIDGFGFPPSFIPFNYEQAEEIPEIDQRVTLFWDPYAVTDDETGTFTFEFFTNDSPGEKIIEVMGLSIDGKPIQATYSIPIRQ; this is encoded by the coding sequence ATGAGGAATTTCTTCGTTTTTGGACTTCTATTTTTATTTTGCCTCCCTGCATTTTCCCAAAATGCTTCCATCAAAGGAAAAGTAACTGACAGTAAGACAGGTGAGCCGCTTCCCTTCTGTAATGTTTTCATCAGCAATACTACCATTGCTACCACGACTGACCTGGATGGAAATTATACTTTGGACAATGTCCCAGAGGGAGAATTCGAGCTTGGTTTTTCTTTTATTGGCTACCAGGCTGTTCAAAAACCCGCCAGCATCAGGCCGGGAAGCCAATTGACCTTCAATGTCAGCTTGGTATCGCTGGAACAGGAACTCTCTGATGTAGAAGTCAAAGCCTCAAGGGACAGGGCCTGGGAAAGAGAACTGAGAAGGTTCAAAAATTATTTCCTGGGCAATGATGACATGGCTGCCCAATGCGAAATCCTGAACCCATGGGTCATTGATTTTCCTGCTGACAACAGCAGCAATAATTTCAGGGCAGAAGCCATACAGCCCATTGAAATTGAGAACAGGGCATTAGGCTATAAGTTGACTTTTGACCTCAAGGCCTTCCAGTTCACACCCAGCTATTACATAATTTCTGGCGCTACAAGGTTTACAGACCTGGAAGCACCTGATGACAAAACCAAGTCGGAATGGGAAAGAAAAAGGTTGGACACCTATCTGAAATCGCCAGCGAATATGTTCCGCGCCATGATAGTCAACCAACACAATCAGGAAGGTTTTTACCTATATGGAGACAAAGCAGGAGGATCGGAAAGCAGGAATCTGAGATCCGATATTTTTGCGAATGAACTGGGCAAGTCAATAGTCCCTTATAAACCTGATAACCTGGTACAACCGGGAAGGAGACCGGGAGAATACCGCATTTACCTGAAAGGCAGGATCGAAATCCATTATGAAAAAGGCTACAGTACCGTCAATACTTATAAAGATGCGCCCTACCCCATTTCTTGGGTAGAAGTGAACGGTAATTATGTTACCGTCAATTCAAATGGAATGATCCTGAACCAAAAGGATGTGATTTTTTCGGGAGACATGGACAAAAGAAAAATATCCAGCCTTCTTCCATTGGATTATCAGCCCAATTTAGCTGATAGGGTAAATACCCAAGTGGCCAGGGATGCAAATGGCATGCAGGAAAAGGTCTTTTTGCATACCGACAGGGGATTCTATTATCAAGGTGACCCTGTTCTTTTCAAAGCTTATTTCAACTATGCCAACCCGGAACTGAAAAGGGATTTGAGCAAAATCCTTTATGTAGAGCTTATTTCGGGCGAAAGGGATTTGATTCTACAAAAAAAGTTCAAAATTGAAAATGGGTTGGCTTTTGGGGAGTTTTTTCTTCCGGATACCCTAAGTCAGAAAACTTATTACCTTAGGGCTTATACCAACTGGAACAGAAATTACGGACCGGACACTTATTTTATCCAAGCTTTACCGGTTTTGAGTCCATATGAGCGAATCACGGCTTCGGAGATCAGGCAAGCGAAATCACAGGATATCCAAGTTGGCTTCAGCACCGCGGAAAACAGCTATGGCAAAAGAGAGAAAGTGAAGGTCAACCTGAGCATCAAGGACAAAGAGGGAAGACCGGTAGCCTCCAGTCTTTCGGTGACAGTTAGGGACGGCAAATATGCCCCCGAGCTTGTGGAGCGCCCTTCCCTAGCGGAGATCCTTCAAATCAAAGAAGTGCCTTCCAATATTACCACCGAGAAATTCACCTATGCACTCGAAAAAGAATGGAATGTTTCCGGAAGGTTTCTAAATGAAAAAGGCAGGCCGGCAGCTGCCCCATTCACTGTTTATTTCAACAACTTTGAAGGCATGTTGGACCTTGAGAGCGATAAGGACGGATTATTTACCTTAGAAGCCATGGACTTTTATGGTCCTTTAGAGTTTACTTTCATGGCCCTGGACAAAAAAGGAAAAGCGTTTGGTTCATTTGAGCTGGTTGAAAGGCTCAATCCTCCCTTCTTTGTTCCCGCCTCCATCAAGTTTCCAAAGATCACCAAAGTAAGCGAATCCATTTTTGAAAAAGTATCAGTACAGGATGAAATCATTCCATTAGAACAGGTGACGGTGGAAAGCCAAAAAGAAGAAAGCGGTACCAGGGCGATATATGGCAGGGCGGATTATGTAATCAAAGGGGAAAACCTAAACCGCAATGGCAATATCACAGACCTATTGATGAGCCTTAAATCCCAAGTGCCGGGTATGAATGTCACCACTACCCTGGAAATCAGGATCAGGGGAGGAGCCACTTCATCCAATCTTTCCATGGAGCCCTTGGTGATGATCAACGGGGCAGTGATGCCTTCCGCTCCGGGAGTGAGGGCTGCTGACAATATCGCAACCGTAAATCCAAATGATATTGATAGAATTGAAGTGGTAAGCCGGATGAGTTCCATGATGGGAGATTTAGGAAGAAACGGAATCATTGCGGTTTACCTGAAAAAAGGACTTTCCCAGTCCCCACTTTTAGGAAGCAACACACCGGGATTGAACAATTTGATCATCGATGGCTTTGGATTTCCTCCAAGTTTCATTCCTTTCAATTATGAGCAAGCAGAAGAAATACCGGAGATTGATCAAAGGGTTACCTTATTTTGGGACCCTTATGCAGTAACTGATGATGAAACAGGAACTTTCACCTTTGAATTTTTCACCAATGACAGTCCTGGTGAAAAAATTATTGAAGTGATGGGGTTGAGTATAGATGGCAAACCTATACAAGCCACTTATTCTATCCCCATCCGTCAGTAA